A genomic region of Ensifer adhaerens contains the following coding sequences:
- a CDS encoding DUF2312 domain-containing protein, translating into MSDAHGVARDQLRAFIERIERLEEEKKTIADDIKDVYGEAKSTGFDAKILRKVISIRKQDHDERMEQEAILDTYLQALGMVPAADEE; encoded by the coding sequence ATGTCGGATGCTCACGGCGTCGCACGCGATCAGCTTCGTGCTTTCATCGAGCGGATCGAACGCCTGGAAGAAGAAAAGAAGACCATCGCGGACGACATCAAGGACGTCTACGGCGAAGCCAAGTCCACGGGCTTCGACGCCAAGATCCTTCGCAAGGTCATTTCGATCCGCAAGCAGGACCACGACGAGCGCATGGAACAGGAAGCGATCCTCGACACCTACCTCCAGGCGCTCGGCATGGTGCCGGCGGCCGACGAAGAATAA
- a CDS encoding N-formylglutamate amidohydrolase, whose amino-acid sequence MQHYSPYEIIEAKPATGIVLLADHAMNRLPAEYGSLGLPASAFERHIAYDIGVEALVRQLSRMLDAPAVLGCFSRLLIDPNRGEDDPTLIMKISDGAIIPGNHPISQEEWEDRLNRFHRPYHRAVSETISRSAEAHGAAPLIISIHSYTPAWKGVARPWHTAVLWDNDPRAVLPLIDKLEASGDIVVGNNEPYDGALRGDTMFRHCMVPGIPHALIEVRQDLIANAAGVAAWAERLAPILAGLNAMPELHRYERHASRTGGY is encoded by the coding sequence ATGCAACACTATTCTCCCTATGAGATTATCGAAGCCAAGCCTGCAACCGGGATCGTTTTGCTTGCCGACCACGCGATGAACCGGCTGCCGGCGGAATACGGCAGTCTCGGCCTGCCCGCTTCGGCATTCGAGCGGCATATCGCCTATGACATCGGCGTCGAGGCGCTGGTGCGGCAGCTTTCGCGAATGCTCGATGCACCGGCCGTGCTTGGTTGCTTCTCCCGGCTGTTGATCGATCCCAATCGCGGCGAGGACGATCCGACGCTGATCATGAAGATCTCCGACGGTGCGATCATCCCGGGCAACCACCCGATCAGCCAGGAGGAATGGGAGGACCGGCTGAACCGCTTCCACCGTCCCTATCATCGCGCCGTTTCCGAGACGATCAGCCGAAGCGCCGAAGCGCACGGCGCAGCACCGCTGATCATTTCGATCCACTCCTACACACCGGCCTGGAAGGGTGTCGCCCGTCCGTGGCACACCGCCGTCCTTTGGGACAACGATCCGCGCGCCGTCCTGCCGCTGATCGACAAGCTCGAGGCATCGGGCGACATCGTCGTCGGCAACAACGAACCCTATGACGGTGCACTGCGCGGGGATACCATGTTCCGGCATTGCATGGTGCCGGGCATTCCCCACGCCCTGATCGAGGTGCGCCAGGACCTGATTGCCAACGCGGCGGGAGTTGCCGCCTGGGCCGAGCGGCTGGCGCCAATCCTTGCGGGTCTCAACGCCATGCCCGAGTTGCATCGCTACGAGCGCCACGCCTCCCGCACCGGCGGCTATTGA
- a CDS encoding DUF882 domain-containing protein, whose amino-acid sequence MPNLFGFKKPLGSLARVCAAFTRKVPQVLTSVAIAATLVTPGFAPPVEAAGQTRTLKLYFIHTQEKAQITFKRNGRYDPKGLQEINRFLRDWRRNEPTKMDPRLLDLVWEVYQKSGSRDYIHVVSAYRSPATNGMLRSRSKGVAKKSQHMLGKAMDFYLPDVKLKTVREIGMKFQVGGVGFYPTSGSPFVHMDVGGVRAWPRMSRAELARLFPDGKTMHLPSDGKPLPGYEQAVADYKRRVGASAIEVAGGGATGSGDTASGKRRGNLFAMLFGGGGDEDEEPSAIAAGPGADDEGGAAPATVQTASAPAAQQALPGVAGSVAAEPAVAAEQNINAPVPAVRPAFKDAPADGGVAVALVAPQKNAAQDALAAALPQTSEMPSEFADLGSMKVPVPQMLDRRDMNTLVASADASADVQALGFVPVPAVRPAGDVALAAVADAQVVVPSFAERPVVASAEPPRDVAAEASTRVALAAPTPAQREPVSQQPIEMAAYAPQSNTNARAAVFDNAFDTQAEAPAKGGRPKKNDADAATRSSVRTEPKLTQKIISEWALTTGRVATLSKPVKAPRFVSKSLRAAPTTVYAAGFSSSAGTVDTARFSGTAVNFMEVKKFSTN is encoded by the coding sequence ATGCCAAATTTGTTCGGTTTTAAGAAGCCGCTCGGCTCCTTAGCGAGAGTCTGCGCGGCGTTTACCCGTAAGGTTCCGCAGGTTCTTACATCCGTTGCGATTGCGGCTACCCTCGTGACGCCGGGCTTTGCACCTCCCGTAGAGGCCGCTGGCCAGACCCGGACACTGAAGCTCTATTTCATTCATACCCAGGAAAAAGCGCAGATCACCTTCAAGCGCAACGGCCGCTACGACCCCAAGGGCCTGCAGGAGATCAACCGCTTCCTGCGCGACTGGCGTCGCAACGAACCGACCAAGATGGATCCGCGCCTGCTCGATCTCGTCTGGGAAGTCTACCAGAAGAGCGGTTCGCGCGATTACATCCACGTCGTCTCGGCCTATCGTTCGCCTGCAACCAACGGCATGCTGCGCTCGCGTTCGAAGGGCGTTGCCAAGAAGAGCCAGCACATGCTCGGCAAGGCGATGGACTTCTACCTTCCCGATGTGAAGCTGAAGACCGTGCGTGAGATCGGCATGAAATTCCAGGTGGGCGGCGTCGGCTTCTATCCGACTTCCGGCTCGCCTTTCGTTCACATGGACGTCGGCGGTGTCCGCGCCTGGCCGCGCATGTCGCGCGCCGAACTTGCGCGCCTCTTCCCTGACGGCAAGACTATGCACCTGCCTTCCGACGGCAAACCGTTGCCCGGCTATGAGCAGGCGGTCGCTGACTACAAGCGTCGCGTTGGTGCCTCGGCGATCGAAGTCGCCGGCGGCGGCGCGACAGGTTCGGGCGACACGGCAAGCGGCAAGCGTCGCGGCAACCTGTTCGCCATGCTCTTTGGCGGCGGTGGCGACGAGGATGAAGAACCCTCGGCGATTGCGGCTGGTCCGGGCGCCGACGACGAAGGCGGCGCTGCGCCGGCTACGGTCCAGACGGCTTCCGCTCCGGCTGCGCAACAGGCGCTGCCCGGTGTCGCCGGCTCTGTTGCCGCCGAACCGGCGGTTGCTGCCGAACAGAACATCAATGCGCCAGTCCCGGCTGTCCGTCCTGCCTTCAAGGATGCGCCTGCCGATGGCGGCGTAGCCGTTGCGCTGGTGGCGCCGCAGAAGAACGCGGCCCAGGATGCGCTTGCCGCTGCCCTGCCGCAGACCTCGGAAATGCCGAGCGAATTCGCCGATCTCGGCTCGATGAAGGTGCCGGTGCCGCAGATGCTTGATCGTCGCGACATGAACACGCTTGTCGCTTCGGCAGATGCTTCCGCGGATGTGCAGGCGCTTGGTTTCGTGCCGGTTCCGGCAGTACGGCCCGCAGGTGACGTGGCCCTTGCCGCAGTTGCCGATGCACAGGTCGTGGTTCCGTCCTTCGCGGAACGTCCGGTTGTCGCGTCCGCAGAGCCGCCGCGTGACGTTGCCGCCGAAGCGTCGACCCGTGTCGCGCTTGCGGCTCCGACGCCCGCCCAGCGCGAGCCGGTATCGCAGCAGCCGATCGAAATGGCGGCCTATGCGCCGCAATCGAACACGAATGCCCGTGCGGCAGTCTTCGACAATGCCTTCGACACACAGGCCGAAGCGCCGGCAAAGGGCGGCCGCCCGAAGAAGAACGACGCCGACGCCGCGACCCGTTCGTCGGTCCGCACCGAACCGAAGCTGACCCAGAAGATCATTTCCGAATGGGCGCTGACGACGGGGCGTGTGGCCACGCTTTCCAAGCCGGTCAAGGCGCCGCGCTTCGTCAGCAAGTCGCTCCGCGCCGCACCGACCACGGTCTACGCCGCTGGCTTCTCCAGCAGCGCCGGCACGGTGGACACGGCCCGGTTCAGCGGCACTGCAGTCAACTTCATGGAAGTGAAGAAGTTCAGCACGAACTGA
- a CDS encoding DUF1244 domain-containing protein: MTELTRDQQTAFEAAAFRRLVAHLRERSDVQNIDLMNLAGFCRNCLSNWYREAAEQAGVPLAKEESREIIYGMPYEEWRERNQREATTEQKAAFEVNRPKE, from the coding sequence ATGACCGAACTGACCCGGGACCAGCAGACCGCCTTCGAAGCGGCCGCCTTTCGCCGTCTCGTCGCCCATCTGCGCGAACGCTCCGATGTCCAGAACATCGACCTGATGAACCTTGCCGGCTTCTGTCGCAATTGCCTTTCCAACTGGTACCGCGAAGCGGCCGAACAGGCTGGCGTTCCTCTCGCCAAGGAGGAATCGCGCGAGATCATCTACGGCATGCCCTACGAGGAATGGCGCGAGCGCAACCAAAGGGAAGCAACCACCGAGCAGAAGGCCGCTTTCGAGGTCAACCGACCGAAGGAATAA